A single window of Magnetococcus marinus MC-1 DNA harbors:
- a CDS encoding cation diffusion facilitator family transporter, with amino-acid sequence MHMHTPPGQLDTREQQANRCLIVGVWVNLLLTIAKIIAGVVGNSAAMVADGIHSASDLISDGAVWLGMRVARQEPDEEHPYGHGRFETLATLFIALALAGVAIGIVADAVDRIQWGGNVGTPLPVPTDVALIAVVVSIFTKEALFHYTKRVGERLNQRALVANAWHHRSDAVSSVAAMVGIVGAQLGWPVMDPIAAVVVAAILFKVAYGFLLEVYREFTDASSAVDEKIQSQINQVIENHPDVRSAHLVKARRSGSDVQVDIHVVVKGTLSVSEGHQIAEQIRLHLLKEIMAVKDVLVHIDPEDDTKAEIPISYPNRGEVRRWIEPLVTAPFAGIDGLMLHYTVDGIILDLVLHPAGNISSADLQRGSETLAAAILAHPGGLVKEVRAHLALCRQPQTTIV; translated from the coding sequence ATGCATATGCACACCCCCCCCGGCCAACTCGATACCCGCGAACAGCAAGCCAACCGCTGCTTGATCGTTGGTGTGTGGGTTAACCTTTTACTTACGATTGCCAAGATTATTGCTGGCGTGGTCGGCAACTCCGCCGCTATGGTGGCAGACGGCATACACAGCGCCTCGGACCTCATTTCCGATGGTGCGGTGTGGCTGGGCATGCGGGTCGCCCGGCAAGAGCCCGATGAAGAACACCCTTACGGGCATGGCCGGTTTGAAACCTTGGCAACACTATTTATCGCCCTGGCTCTGGCCGGGGTGGCGATTGGCATTGTGGCCGATGCCGTGGACCGCATTCAATGGGGCGGCAATGTTGGCACACCGCTACCGGTGCCAACCGATGTCGCCCTAATCGCGGTGGTGGTCTCCATTTTCACCAAAGAGGCCCTGTTTCACTATACCAAACGGGTAGGTGAACGTCTGAACCAACGCGCCTTGGTTGCCAATGCGTGGCATCACCGCTCCGATGCGGTCTCTTCGGTCGCAGCCATGGTGGGGATTGTCGGGGCGCAACTGGGCTGGCCCGTTATGGACCCCATCGCGGCGGTGGTGGTGGCGGCCATTCTCTTTAAAGTAGCGTATGGCTTTTTGCTGGAGGTCTATCGCGAATTTACCGATGCCTCCTCAGCGGTGGATGAAAAAATTCAGTCTCAAATTAATCAGGTGATCGAAAACCACCCCGATGTACGCTCTGCCCATTTGGTTAAGGCCCGCCGTTCAGGTTCCGATGTGCAGGTGGATATTCATGTGGTGGTCAAAGGCACCTTGTCGGTCTCCGAAGGGCACCAGATCGCCGAGCAGATCCGCCTGCATCTGCTCAAGGAGATTATGGCGGTGAAAGATGTGCTGGTGCATATTGACCCAGAAGATGATACCAAGGCGGAGATTCCCATCAGCTATCCCAACCGTGGGGAAGTGCGCCGTTGGATCGAGCCCCTGGTCACAGCCCCCTTCGCCGGAATCGACGGGCTGATGCTGCACTATACCGTAGATGGCATCATCCTGGACTTGGTTTTACACCCTGCTGGCAACATCTCCAGCGCTGACCTGCAACGGGGTTCTGAAACCCTCGCTGCCGCCATTCTTGCCCACCCTGGAGGGTTGGTCAAAGAAGTGCGTGCACACTTGGCCCTTTGTCGTCAGCCCCAAACGACCATAGTCTGA
- a CDS encoding putative toxin-antitoxin system toxin component, PIN family: protein MTPPRLVLDTNVLLSALLFHQGSVAWLRHAWQSDAVRPLASRDTTEELIRVLAYPKFKLTDGDREDLLGDYLPWCETITVPNKTPVPDCRDPFDRPFLALAVAAKADALVTGDKDLLALADNFKVPILTPAAFKERFDNNTKRKTKGD from the coding sequence ATGACCCCGCCGCGCCTCGTCCTCGACACCAACGTGCTGCTCTCGGCCCTGCTGTTCCATCAGGGTTCGGTCGCATGGCTGCGCCATGCCTGGCAGTCGGACGCTGTTCGCCCCTTGGCGAGCCGGGACACCACCGAGGAACTGATCCGGGTTCTGGCTTACCCCAAATTCAAACTGACCGACGGGGACCGGGAAGACCTACTCGGCGATTACCTGCCGTGGTGCGAGACCATCACCGTGCCAAACAAAACCCCAGTCCCCGACTGCCGCGACCCGTTTGACCGCCCGTTTCTAGCGCTGGCCGTTGCCGCCAAGGCCGATGCCCTTGTTACCGGCGACAAAGACCTGCTGGCCCTGGCGGATAATTTCAAGGTTCCGATTCTAACCCCCGCCGCGTTCAAGGAACGCTTTGACAACAACACCAAACGCAAGACCAAGGGGGACTGA
- a CDS encoding tRNA (5-methylaminomethyl-2-thiouridylate)-methyltransferase: MSKSRALGLLSGGLDSMLATKLLMEQDIEVHCVNFYTGFCVQSHTGAIRAKAGDPPPKHDALHAAQILGIKLHIVDISEEYVEIVTNPKYGYGKNLNPCMDCKIFMIKKAWALKEQLGFDFLFTGEVVGQRPMSQRKDTMPVVPREAGVEGWLVRPLSAKRLPETQPELLGMVDRQRLLDFHGRTRKPQMALAKQYGLTDYPAPAGGCCFLTDENYSKRLQDLWDTRGEKKYSMDDIILLKAGRHLRLSASCKMVIGREEAENNFLQGFRLGRILIRAHGVPGPVALVEGAASESEITTACRVAARFGKGKNLATIEMIVEQNGRESIRSVAPMPAEQIPETWYIA, from the coding sequence ATGAGTAAATCACGCGCCCTTGGCCTGCTCTCTGGTGGTTTGGATAGCATGTTGGCGACCAAGTTGCTGATGGAACAGGATATTGAGGTTCATTGCGTCAATTTTTACACCGGCTTTTGTGTGCAGTCCCACACCGGCGCGATCCGCGCCAAAGCGGGCGATCCCCCCCCCAAGCATGACGCCCTGCACGCCGCACAAATTCTGGGGATTAAGCTCCACATCGTGGATATTTCTGAAGAGTATGTGGAGATTGTCACCAACCCCAAGTATGGCTATGGGAAAAATCTTAATCCCTGTATGGATTGCAAAATCTTTATGATCAAAAAAGCCTGGGCGCTCAAAGAGCAGTTGGGCTTTGATTTTCTCTTTACGGGAGAGGTCGTCGGACAGCGCCCCATGAGTCAACGCAAGGACACCATGCCGGTGGTCCCCCGCGAGGCTGGGGTCGAAGGGTGGCTGGTACGCCCTCTTTCCGCCAAGCGCTTGCCAGAGACGCAACCGGAGTTGCTGGGCATGGTTGATCGGCAGCGGCTGCTGGATTTTCATGGCCGCACCCGCAAACCGCAGATGGCACTGGCCAAGCAGTATGGATTGACCGACTATCCCGCCCCGGCGGGGGGCTGCTGTTTTCTGACGGATGAAAACTACAGCAAGCGTTTGCAGGATCTCTGGGATACCCGGGGGGAGAAAAAATATAGCATGGATGATATTATCCTGCTCAAAGCGGGCCGCCATCTACGCCTCTCGGCAAGCTGTAAGATGGTGATTGGTCGGGAAGAGGCAGAGAACAATTTTCTACAAGGCTTCCGCCTTGGGCGTATCTTGATCCGGGCTCATGGGGTACCCGGTCCGGTTGCACTGGTTGAGGGTGCCGCCAGCGAAAGCGAGATCACCACCGCCTGCCGGGTCGCCGCCCGCTTTGGCAAAGGCAAAAATTTAGCGACGATCGAGATGATTGTGGAACAAAACGGTCGCGAAAGCATCCGCAGCGTCGCCCCCATGCCTGCTGAGCAGATCCCCGAAACTTGGTACATCGCGTAA
- a CDS encoding adenylate/guanylate cyclase domain-containing protein → MREKTRLAIMFADIAGSTKLYEQFGDTKAREVTSRCIELLTAITEVHQGKVVKTIGDEVMCTFNTADSAAEAAIQMQEDVTNNAHALGAALRIRIGFHFGEVIREMERQRVDVFGDAVNTAARMAAQAKADQIITTGETLGMLDPDIAEDSRPVITTTVKGKAKPLEIFEITWGEEDDLTVMGGMPSSIDCAPKTASMVVSNGASRIELGPNNANLTLGRGQQSDLRVLDNMASRLHCRLEFKRDRFVVVDQSTNGTYVITEQGEVFLVHRDEHQLLGKGVIGLGQKVNPGDEMAVAFEVLD, encoded by the coding sequence ATGAGAGAAAAGACGCGTCTGGCGATTATGTTCGCCGATATTGCAGGTAGTACCAAACTCTACGAGCAGTTTGGTGACACCAAAGCGCGGGAAGTGACCTCCCGCTGTATCGAGTTGCTGACGGCGATTACCGAGGTTCACCAGGGTAAAGTGGTGAAAACCATTGGTGATGAGGTCATGTGTACCTTCAATACCGCCGATAGCGCGGCTGAAGCGGCCATCCAGATGCAAGAGGATGTCACCAACAATGCCCATGCTTTGGGAGCCGCTTTGCGAATACGCATTGGTTTTCACTTTGGCGAGGTGATCCGCGAAATGGAGCGCCAGCGGGTGGATGTGTTTGGCGATGCGGTGAACACAGCGGCACGTATGGCGGCCCAGGCCAAGGCCGACCAGATTATCACCACGGGCGAGACCTTGGGGATGTTGGACCCGGATATCGCCGAAGATAGTCGTCCGGTGATTACCACCACGGTTAAGGGTAAAGCCAAACCGCTGGAGATCTTTGAGATCACCTGGGGGGAAGAAGATGATTTAACCGTGATGGGCGGCATGCCTTCGTCCATTGATTGTGCGCCTAAGACGGCATCCATGGTGGTAAGCAATGGTGCCTCGCGCATAGAGCTTGGACCCAACAATGCCAACTTGACTTTGGGTCGGGGCCAGCAGAGCGATCTGCGGGTGTTGGATAATATGGCGTCGCGGCTGCATTGTCGCTTGGAGTTTAAGCGGGATCGCTTTGTGGTGGTTGACCAGAGCACCAATGGTACCTATGTGATCACGGAACAGGGCGAGGTCTTTTTGGTGCATCGGGATGAGCATCAGTTGTTGGGTAAGGGGGTTATCGGCTTGGGGCAAAAGGTTAACCCTGGTGATGAGATGGCCGTTGCCTTTGAGGTGCTTGATTAA
- the hemB gene encoding porphobilinogen synthase, protein MADLPFRPRRLRTTPAIRAMVRENHLRAVDLIYPIFIVPGQQIRKPVVSMPGVSQLSIDQAIEVCQHAYDLGVGGVILFGIPDHKDAAGSESFAEQGILQQAIHAIKAAVPDLYLIADVCMCEYTDHAHCGILVDGQVDNDRTLSVLQRIAVSYADAGIDMVAPSGMMDGMVRHIRLGLDAKGYTQIPIMSYAIKYASAFYGPFRDAAENTPSSGDRRGYQMDPANRREAIKEAEQDILEGADILMVKPGLPYLDIVRDLRNHTNRPTAVYNVSGEYAMIKAAAMNGWIDEQGTVLEMLLGFKRAGADMILTYHALDAARWLQG, encoded by the coding sequence ATGGCCGATCTGCCTTTTCGCCCACGTCGACTGCGTACAACACCCGCAATCCGTGCCATGGTAAGGGAAAACCATCTGCGCGCTGTGGATTTGATCTACCCCATCTTTATCGTGCCGGGCCAGCAGATCCGCAAACCGGTGGTCTCCATGCCCGGTGTTAGCCAACTCTCCATCGACCAAGCCATTGAGGTGTGCCAACACGCTTATGATTTGGGCGTTGGTGGTGTTATTTTGTTTGGTATTCCCGACCATAAAGATGCCGCCGGCAGCGAAAGCTTTGCCGAGCAGGGTATCTTGCAACAGGCCATTCACGCCATTAAAGCGGCGGTGCCTGATCTCTACCTGATTGCCGATGTCTGCATGTGTGAATATACCGACCATGCCCATTGCGGTATCCTAGTGGATGGGCAGGTAGACAATGACCGCACCCTCAGTGTGCTGCAACGCATTGCGGTCAGTTATGCCGATGCGGGCATTGATATGGTGGCCCCCTCGGGCATGATGGACGGTATGGTACGTCACATTCGCCTGGGGCTGGACGCCAAGGGCTATACCCAAATTCCGATTATGTCCTATGCCATCAAATATGCCTCGGCCTTTTACGGACCCTTCCGGGATGCCGCCGAAAACACCCCCAGCTCGGGGGATCGGCGGGGTTACCAGATGGACCCCGCCAACCGCCGTGAAGCCATCAAAGAGGCCGAACAGGATATTTTGGAAGGGGCGGATATTCTTATGGTCAAACCTGGCCTGCCCTACCTGGATATTGTGCGGGATCTACGCAACCACACCAACCGCCCCACCGCGGTGTATAACGTGAGCGGCGAATACGCCATGATTAAAGCCGCCGCTATGAATGGTTGGATTGATGAACAAGGCACTGTGCTTGAGATGCTGTTAGGCTTTAAACGGGCCGGAGCGGATATGATTTTGACCTACCATGCACTGGATGCTGCACGCTGGTTGCAAGGCTGA
- a CDS encoding sulfurtransferase TusA family protein, producing MMSQIALKNLAPDGTVDARNLLCPMPILKAESGMMPLKRGEILAVRATDRGIEKDLPAWSDINGHQFLGFIDEPGEKVGLVRKG from the coding sequence ATGATGAGCCAAATAGCCCTCAAAAACTTAGCACCAGATGGCACCGTGGATGCGCGGAATCTGCTCTGCCCGATGCCCATACTTAAAGCAGAATCAGGCATGATGCCCCTTAAACGGGGAGAAATTTTGGCGGTACGCGCCACCGACCGGGGCATCGAAAAAGATCTGCCCGCCTGGAGCGATATCAACGGCCACCAGTTTTTGGGGTTTATTGATGAACCCGGTGAAAAAGTTGGTCTGGTCCGCAAAGGTTAA
- a CDS encoding alpha/beta hydrolase, translating into MKKLQKIVIFCWAVLLPGCMLSTQERLQQVDNQAEQVGLHRAWVDGGSFDIWTASRLTQPEQPITVYIEGDGFAWVTRYRPSDDPTPHLPIAWQLAREDPAPNLLYLARPCQYSMAVQGKARGCRVPIWTHQRFSAEVLETMQSALLELLSRAHAESASLNLVGFSGGAAIAALLAESGRFNVRSLQTVSANLDHRALTRWHGVSEMQGSLNPMDGVAALRNIPQRHLVGAEDTITPPKLVAQVVQRIGHCATLSIYPDLTHGDTRWGAVWKQLPPMRPVCAAP; encoded by the coding sequence ATGAAAAAACTTCAAAAGATCGTGATTTTCTGTTGGGCTGTGCTATTGCCTGGCTGCATGTTGAGCACCCAGGAACGTTTACAGCAGGTAGATAATCAGGCCGAGCAGGTCGGTCTGCACCGTGCGTGGGTCGATGGAGGTTCCTTCGATATCTGGACGGCTAGCCGTCTGACTCAACCGGAACAGCCCATTACCGTCTATATCGAGGGGGATGGCTTTGCATGGGTAACGCGCTATCGCCCCTCCGATGATCCTACCCCCCATCTCCCCATAGCGTGGCAGTTGGCGCGGGAGGACCCCGCTCCTAACCTGCTCTATCTGGCTCGCCCCTGCCAATATAGTATGGCGGTACAAGGCAAAGCGCGAGGTTGCCGCGTACCCATTTGGACCCATCAACGCTTTTCTGCGGAGGTTCTGGAGACCATGCAAAGCGCGTTGCTGGAGCTGTTAAGCCGTGCCCATGCTGAGTCTGCGTCCCTGAATTTGGTGGGTTTTTCGGGAGGTGCGGCCATCGCAGCGCTGCTGGCGGAAAGCGGTAGGTTTAACGTACGCTCTCTACAGACCGTATCGGCCAATTTGGATCATCGAGCCCTAACACGCTGGCATGGTGTGTCGGAGATGCAGGGCTCTCTTAACCCCATGGATGGGGTCGCCGCGCTACGCAACATACCCCAACGTCACTTGGTGGGGGCCGAGGATACCATCACCCCGCCTAAACTGGTCGCGCAGGTGGTGCAACGGATCGGGCACTGTGCCACCCTTAGCATCTACCCAGATCTTACCCACGGCGATACACGCTGGGGGGCTGTTTGGAAACAGCTACCGCCCATGCGCCCCGTCTGTGCAGCGCCATAA
- a CDS encoding PP2C family protein-serine/threonine phosphatase, with translation MMQKIGPNMLCVGLTDVGCVRTLNEDSFRIVPELGLMVVSDGMGGHDSGEVASNLVVTALEFFLHERGEPTLPHGVAVAPSVEDDEDSPTLDELADPNAFCMREAVNYANSRVNRLNRERGYSEGAGMGATVVGMWLAEDAETGIIFHVGDSRLYLLRDEGLKPLTRDHSMYEQWKAFGSKGKAPSKNILTQAMGPTGAVAPDITLFEPRPGDVLLVCSDGLHGMVSEAAMAMVMAETNPDNLEAQAQVLVDLAKQAGGKDNVTVILAMVPEA, from the coding sequence ATGATGCAAAAGATCGGGCCAAATATGCTGTGCGTAGGGCTTACGGATGTAGGCTGTGTGCGCACACTTAACGAAGACAGTTTTCGGATTGTGCCAGAGTTGGGGCTGATGGTGGTCTCCGACGGTATGGGTGGGCACGATTCCGGCGAGGTGGCCAGCAACTTGGTGGTGACGGCGCTAGAGTTTTTTTTGCACGAGCGCGGTGAGCCAACCCTGCCCCATGGGGTGGCGGTGGCGCCCTCGGTAGAGGACGATGAAGATAGCCCGACCCTGGATGAATTGGCCGATCCCAATGCTTTTTGTATGCGTGAAGCGGTTAATTATGCCAACAGCCGGGTAAACCGCTTAAATCGAGAGCGGGGTTACAGTGAGGGTGCTGGCATGGGGGCCACGGTGGTGGGCATGTGGCTAGCAGAAGATGCCGAGACGGGGATCATTTTTCATGTGGGGGATAGCCGTCTCTACCTGTTGCGTGACGAGGGGTTAAAGCCTCTTACCCGCGATCACTCGATGTATGAACAGTGGAAGGCGTTTGGCTCCAAGGGAAAAGCGCCCTCCAAAAATATTTTGACCCAGGCGATGGGCCCCACGGGTGCGGTGGCTCCGGATATTACGTTGTTTGAACCTCGACCTGGGGATGTGTTGCTGGTCTGTTCCGATGGATTGCACGGTATGGTGTCGGAGGCTGCCATGGCGATGGTGATGGCTGAGACCAACCCCGACAACCTGGAGGCCCAGGCTCAGGTGCTTGTTGATCTTGCCAAACAGGCGGGTGGTAAGGATAATGTCACGGTCATCCTAGCCATGGTGCCCGAAGCATAA
- a CDS encoding AbrB/MazE/SpoVT family DNA-binding domain-containing protein encodes MLAKLTSKNQLTLPKAVLSSCPGAEYFDVSEDNGRIVLTPVRLNKADAVRSKLANMGISEDDVADAVNWAHKAG; translated from the coding sequence ATGCTTGCCAAACTGACATCCAAAAATCAATTGACGCTGCCCAAGGCGGTGTTGTCGTCGTGCCCTGGCGCGGAGTATTTCGACGTGTCGGAAGACAACGGGCGCATCGTACTGACGCCGGTGCGGTTGAACAAGGCCGACGCCGTGCGTTCTAAGCTGGCCAATATGGGCATCAGCGAGGATGATGTGGCGGACGCGGTCAACTGGGCCCACAAAGCCGGATGA